One segment of Alnus glutinosa chromosome 2, dhAlnGlut1.1, whole genome shotgun sequence DNA contains the following:
- the LOC133859184 gene encoding zinc finger protein NUTCRACKER: protein MLGNMAEEALPNGFVENSISGSNPPVPKKKRNLPGTPDPEAEVIALSPKTLMATNRFLCEICGKGFQRDQNLQLHRRGHNLPWKLKQRSSKEPRKRVYVCPEKSCVHNHPSRALGDLTGIKKHFCRKHGEKKWKCEKCSKRYAVQSDWKAHSKTCGTREYKCDCGTIFSRRDSFITHRAFCDALAEETARVNAVSNMNNVVAAGNMSYHFIGPTMAQNFSSIFKPISCNDDAVNPTTTSQGLPLWMSQGIFQGQEAAIFGDPLISCSNPPPSDHYTQQNWVFGSKLSSSNEQRDVKEGTGTQLLSVPSLYSTQHQTHQTPFANMSATALLQKAAQIGATSTDPLFLGSFGLKGNEGEVVYGSNTTLTSLGNDVEKSVDDVLLIHPAKRRQIQNDQDGGGGQTRDFLGVGVQPVCHPPSINGWI from the exons ATGCTAGGAAACATGGCTGAAGAAGCACTTCCAAATGGTTTTGTCGAAAACTCAATTTCTGGATCCAATCCTCCTGtcccaaagaagaagaggaacctCCCAGGCACCCCAG ATCCTGAAGCTGAAGTGATAGCCTTATCGCCAAAGACCCTGATGGCGACCAACAGATTCTTGTGTGAAATTTGCGGGAAGGGTTTTCAAAGGGATCAAAACTTGCAACTCCACCGGCGGGGGCATAACCTTCCATGGAAGCTCAAGCAACGGAGCAGCAAAGAGCCGAGGAAGCGCGTTTATGTGTGCCCTGAAAAGAGCTGCGTCCACAACCACCCTTCCAGGGCTCTCGGAGACCTAACCGGAATAAAGAAGCACTTCTGCCGGAAACACGGCGAGAAGAAGTGGAAGTGCGAGAAGTGCTCAAAACGGTACGCCGTTCAGTCAGATTGGAAAGCGCACTCCAAGACCTGTGGCACTAGGGAGTACAAATGCGACTGTGGGACAATATTTTCACg GCGAGATAGCTTCATCACTCATAGGGCCTTCTGCGATGCCTTAGCCGAAGAAACAGCAAGAGTAAATGCAGTATCCAACATGAACAATGTAGTCGCCGCCGGCAATATGAGCTACCATTTCATAGGCCCTACCATGGCACAAaatttctcttctattttcaaGCCAATCTCATGCAACGACGACGCAGTTAACCCAACGACGACGTCGCAGGGGCTACCCCTATGGATGAGCCAAGGAATATTTCAAGGCCAGGAAGCTGCAATCTTTGGAGATCCACTAATTTCATGCTCGAATCCTCCACCGTCAGATCATTACACTCAGCAAAATTGGGTGTTTGGATCAAAGCTCTCCTCGAGCAATGAACAAAGAGATGTGAAGGAGGGTACAGGAACTCAGCTTCTAAGTGTTCCTTCCTTGTACAGCACGCAACACCAAACTCATCAAACACCTTTTGCAAACATGTCAGCCACGGCTCTGTTGCAGAAAGCTGCTCAAATTGGCGCAACTTCGACAGATCCATTATTCCTAGGGAGCTTTGGATTGAAGGGCAATGAGGGTGAGGTTGTATATGGTTCAAACACTACACTTACTAGCCTCGGAAATGATGTAGAGAAATCTGTAGATGATGTATTACTGATACACCCTGCAAAACGCAGGCAGATACAGAATGATCAAGATGGTGGTGGAGGGCAAACTAGGGACTTTCTGGGGGTGGGTGTACAACCTGTTTGCCACCCTCCATCAATCAATGGATGGATTTGA